CCGCTGTAGAGGGACTGCCAGAAGCAGACCCGCTAAGCAGATCATGAGGCGCACACCCGCGCCGACCTGTTACACCCCGCAACGCGTTACCTCGCGCTGGGTGGGAAAACCCCGCAACACTTTGGGGCGCTCCCAATACTTGCTCAGTCAGTGCTGACGTAGTCGGCGATTTCGTCGCTCATGCTCTGCTTGGCAGTAAACCTATTAAGACCCGTCCACCGTGGACGGTATTCTGGCGTTTTAGAGGTGAACAACGTGGAGCTTTTATCTGGCGCTGAGATGGTCGTCCGCTTTTTGCGTGACGAAGGCGTTAAGCACATCTACGGGTACCCTGGTGGTGCTCTCCTTCATGTTTACGATGCCCTGTTCAAAGAACCGGAAGTAAGCCACATCCTGGTTCGTCACGAGCAGGCCGCAACCCATATGGCGGACGGTTACGCCCGTGCCACCGGCAAGGCCGGCGTGGTACTGGTGACCTCGGGCCCTGGCGCGACCAATGCCATCACCGGTATTGCCACCGCGTACATGGACTCCATTCCGATGGTCATCCTCTCCGGTCAGGTGCCAAGCACCATGGTCGGTACCGATGCCTTCCAGGAAACCGACATGATCGGTATTTCCCGGCCGATCGTGAAGCACAGCTTCATGATCAAACACGCTTCGGAAATTCCTGAAATCCTGAAAAAAGCTTTCTATCTGGCGCAATCCGGTCGCCCGGGCCCGGTCGTGGTCGATATCCCCAAAGACATGACCAACCCTGCGGAAAAGTTCGAATACGTCTACCCCAAAAAGGTCAAGATGCGTTCCTACAGCCCGGCTGTTCGTGGCCATTCGGGGCAGATCCGCAAGGCTGCCGAGATGTTGCTGGCTGCCAAGCGTCCAGTGGTCTATGCCGGTGGCGGCGTGATCCTCGGCGGCGGCTCTGCAGCCCTGACCGAAGTTGCGCAGATGCTCAACCTGCCGGTCACCAATACCTTGATGGGCCTGGGCGGCTATCCGGGTACCGATCGCCAGTTCCTCGGCATGCTCGGCATGCACGGCAGCTACACCGCCAACCTGGCCATGCACCACGCTGACGTGATTTTCGCCGTCGGTGCGCGCTTCGACGACCGCGTGGTCAACGGCCCGGCCAAGTTCTGCCCGAACGCCAAGGTTATCCACATCGACATCGACCCGGCGTCGATCTCCAAGACCATCAAGGCCGACGTGCCGATTGTTGGCCCGGTCGAGAGCGTGCTGAGCGAAATGGTCGCGACCTTGCGCGAAATCGGCGAGCAGCCAGACAAAGCCGCCATGGACGCCTGGTGGAAGCAGATCGAAGAATGGCGTGGCGATCGCGACATGTTCCCTTACGACAAGGGCGACGGCAGCGTGATCAAGCCGCAGACCGTGATCGAGACCCTCTGCGAAGTGACCAAGGGCGATGCCTTTGTTACCTCCGACGTGGGTCAGCACCAGATGTTCGCGGCGCAGTACTACCGCTTCAACAAACCCAATCGCTGGATCAACTCCGGCGGCCTGGGCACCATGGGCTTCGGTTTCCCGGCGGCCATGGGCGTGAAGTTGAACTTCCCGGACCAGGACGTTGCCTGCGTTACCGGCGAGGGCAGCATCCAGATGAACATCCAGGAGCTGTCGACCTGCCTGCAGTACGACCTGCCGGTGAAGATCGTCAACCTGAACAACGGCGTCTTGGGCATGGTCCGCCAATGGCAGGACATGGCCTACAACAGCCGTCACTCGCACTCCTACATGGAATCGCTGCCTGACTTCGTCAAGCTGGCCGAGGCCTATGGTCACGTGGGTATCCGCATCACCAGCCTGAAAGACCTCAAGCCCAAGCTCGAGGAAGCGTTCGCCATGAAAGACCGCCTGGTGTTCATCGATATCCAGGTCGACAACAGCGAGCACGTCTACCCGATGCAGATCAAAGACGGCTCCATGCGCGACATGTGGCTGAGCAAGACGGAGCGTACCTAATCATGCGGCACATTATTTCCCTGCTGTTGGAAAACGAACCCGGTGCCTTGTCTCGCGTGGTCGGTCTGTTCTCGCAGCGTAACTACAACATCGAAAGCCTGACGGTGGCGCCAACCGAAGACCCGACCCTGTCGCGTCTGACGTTGACCACGGTCGGTCATGATGAGGTGATCGAGCAGATCACCAAAAACCTGAACAAGCTGGTTGAAGTCGTCAAGCTGGTCGACCTCTCGGAAAGCGCGCACATCGAACGTGAACTGATGCTGGTCAAGATCAAGGCCACGGGCGCCCAGCGCGCGGAGATCAAACGCACCACCGATATCTATCGTGGGCAGATCGTCGACGTCAGCAGCAGCGTCTATACCGTTCAGCTGACTGGCGCCAGCGACAAGCTTGACAGCTTCATTCAGGCCATCGGTACCGCGTCCATTCTCGAAACAGTGCGCAGCGGCGTTACCGGCATTGCCCGTGGCGACAAAGTGCTCAGCATCTAACTCAAAAAATTAGCGATGGCCCTATGGGCCGAGATAACAGGGGTATTTTCATGAAAGTTTATTACGACAAAGACTGTGACCTTTCCATCATCCAGGGCAAGAAAGTTGCCATCATCGGTTACGGCTCCCAGGGCCACGCTCAGGCGTGCAACCTGAAGGACTCCGGTGTGGACGTCACTGTCGGTCTGCGTAAAGGTTCGAACACCGTTGCCAAAGCCGAAGCTCACGGCCTGAAAGTTGCCGATGTAGCGACCGCTGTTGCCGGTGCCGACCTGGTCATGATCCTGACCCCGGACGAGTTCCAGTCCCAGCTGTACAAGAACGAAGTCGAGCCGAACATCAAGAAAGGCGCCACCCTGGCCTTCTCCCACGGTTTCGCCATCCACTACAACCAGGTCGTTCCACGCGCTGACCTGGACGTGATCATGATCGCGCCAAAAGCGCCAGGTCACACCGTACGTTCCGAGTTTGTCAAAGGCGGCGGCATCCCTGACCTGATCGCGATCTACCAGGACGCTTCCGGCAATGCCAAAAACGTTGCCCTGTCGTACGCCGCGGGCGTCGGTGGCGGCCGTACCGGCATCATCGAAACCACCTTCAAGGACGAGACTGAAACCGACCTGTTCGGTGAACAAGCCGTTCTCTGCGGCGGTACCGTCGAGCTGGTCAAAGCCGGTTTCGAAACCCTGGTTGAAGCGGGCTACGCGCCAGAAATGGCCTACTTCGAGTGCCTGCACGAACTGAAGCTGATCGTTGACCTCATGTACGAAGGCGGTATCGCCAACATGAACTACTCGATCTCCAACAACGCCGAGTACGGCGAGTACGTGACCGGCCCAGAAGTCATCAACGCCGAATCCCGCCAGGCCATGCGCAACGCTCTGAAGCGCATCCAGGACGGCGAATACGCCAAGATGTTCATCAGCGAAGGCGCCACCGGCTACCCTTCGATGACCGCCAAGCGTCGTAACAACGCTGCCCACGGCATCGAAGTCATCGGCGAGCAACTGCGCTCGATGATGCCTTGGATCGCAGCGAACAAAATCGTCGACAAGGCCAAGAACTGATCTTGTCCTGATGCGATGAAAACGCGGCTTCGGCCGCGTTTTTTCGTTTAGGCGGTCAGCTTCTGGTATAAAGCTTCATCGTTTGTCGGCGAACCCTCGTCGCAGACGTCTGTCGAAACTTTCCACACCGTTGCAAGGTAATGTCCATGAGCGAACGTCCCGAAGAGCCGAACAAGGCCTCTGACGCCGAAAGCCTGCTACCGATCGATGAGCATGTTGAAGAAGGGCATGACGCCGAAGGACGCAAGGTTCGGCATCGCGGCATCTATCTGCTGCCCAACCTGTTCACCACTGCGAACCTGTTCGCCGGTTTCTATTCGATCATCAACTCCATGAGTGCCCAGGCGGCCCTCAGTGCGGGTGATCCACGCGAGGCGAGCAAGTATTTCGCCTTCGCCGCCATCGCCATTTTTGTCGCCATGGTCCTTGATGGCCTGGACGGCCGCGTGGCACGCATGACCAACACCCAGAGCGCCTTCGGTGCCGAGTACGACTCGCTGTCGGACATGGTTGCCTTCGGTGTCGCCCCGGCATTGCTGGCCTTCGGCTGGGCCTTGGGTGACATGGGCAAGGTCGGCTGGATGGTCGCTTTCATCTATGTCGCTGGCGCCGCGCTGCGTCTGGCGCGCTTCAACACCCAGGTCGGCAAGGCCGACAAGCGTTACTTCATCGGCCTGGCCAGCCCGGCGGCAGCCGGCGTGGTGGCTGGTACCGTCTGGGCTTTCAGCGACTACGGCATCCAGGGCTCGAAGCTGTCGTTCCTGGTGGCGCTGCTGGTGGCGGCGGCCGGTATGCTGATGGTCAGCAACATCAAGTACAACAGCTTCAAGGAGCTGGACCTCAAGGGGCGCGTGCCGTTCGTAGCGATCCTCGCCGTGGTGCTGGTGTTCGCGGTAGTCTTCAGTGACCCGCCGCGCATCCTGCTGCTGGTGTTCCTCGGCTATGCGGCCTCCGGTCCTGTGCAATACCTGTTGCGCATGCGTCGGCGGAAAAACATCGAGTGATGTAATTTCGCTAGGGCTCCGTAGTCTACTGGTGCATCAGTCCTCCAGTTCTACGGAGCCATCATGCTCATCAAGCTGCCCAAAGCCTCCGATTGCAAAGAATCGGACGTCACCCCCGAATCTCTCTATGTCTCTCGCCGCGCCATGCTTGGTGGGTCGCTGGCTGCCCTGGCGGCAACCGCGCTGCCACGCTGGGCCAGTGCTGCCGATCCATCGCGCTATGCCGATGTCGAGGCGGGCAGGGCGCCAGGCTGGTTCAACGACAAGCTCGCCGCTACCCAGTGGCAAGCCGTAACCGCGCCGGGGGAGGCGACCACGCCATTCAAGGACGCCACCCACTACAACAATTTCTATGAGTTCGGTACCGACAAGGGTGATCCGGCGGCCAATGCCGGCAGCCTGAAAACCGAACCCTGGACCGTGGTGGTGGATGGCGAGGTCGGCAAGCCCGGGCGTTATGCCCTCGAAGACTTCATGAAGCCCTACCAGCTGGAGGAGCGCATCTATCGTCTGCGCTGCGTGGAGGCCTGGTCGATGGTCATCCCCTGGTTGGGCTTTCCGATTTCGGCACTGCTCAAGCAGGTCGAGCCAACCTCCAAGGCCCGCTACATTCGCTTCGAAACGTTGCAGGACCCGAAGACCATGCCTGGTCAGCGCTCAAGCTTTGCCCTGATCGACTGGCCTTATATAGAAGGCTTGCGCCTGGATGAGGCGATGAACCCGCTGGCCATTCTCGCCGTCGGCATGTACGGGCGTGAACTGCCCAACCAGAACGGCGCGCCGTTGCGTTTGGTGGTGCCATGGAAGTATGGGTTCAAGAGCATCAAGTCGATCGTGCGCATCAGCCTGGTCGAAGAACAGCCACGTACCACCTGGCAGGCGATTGCCCCGGATGAATATGGCTTCTATGCCAACGTCAACCCCGAGGTCGATCACCCGCGCTGGACCCAGGCACGTGAGCGGCGCCTGCCCAGCGGCCTGTTCAGCCCCAATGTGCGGCCCACGCAGATGTTCAATGGCTATGCCGAAGAAGTGGCAGGGCTTTACAGCGGCCTCGACCTGCGGAAGAACTACTGATGCGCTATCCATTGTTCAGGCTCGGCATCTTTATCCTGGCCAGTATCTGGCCGCTGTGGTGGTTGTATGAAGCGGCCATGGAAGCCCTTGGGCCGGACCCGGGCAAGATCCTCGTTGATCGCCTGGGGCTTGGGGCTTTGATCTTCCTGTTGATCACCCTGAGCATGACGCCCTTGCAGCGACTTACCGGGTGGTCGGGCTGGATCGTCTCGCGGCGCCAGCTGGGATTGTGGTGCTTTGCTTATATAGTGCTGCACCTGAGTGCCTACATGTTCTTCGTGCTTGGCCTGGACTGGGGGCAGTTGGGCGTGGAGCTGAGCAAGCGTCCCTACATTATTGTCGGCATGCTGGGATTTGTCGGTTTGCTGATATTGGCGGTGACATCCAACCGCTACAGCCAGCGTCGCCTGGGTGCTCGCTGGAAGAAGTTGCACAAGCTGGTGTATGTCATCCTCGGGTTGGGCTTGCTGCACTTTCTCTGGGTGGTGCGCGCTGATCTTAAAGAGTGGTCCATATACGCCGTTATGGGTTTGTTCCTGCTGGCCCTGCGCATTCCCGCGCTTGAGCGGCGAATTCCGCGGTTGGTAACGCGTAAAACACCGCCTTTGAAACAAAGTTGAAATAAGTCCTTGACGCCCCTGCAGATCTCTCTATAATTCGCCCCACTTCCGGCGCAGTCGGAACTGAAAACTCCTTGAGTTTCAAAGGGTTAGCGGTTCAAGGGTCATCCGGAGGTGCTTCGATCGAAAGATCGGCAGCGGTGAAAAAGGCAGTTGACAGCGGTTTGAAACGCTGTAGAATTCGCCTCCCGCTGACGAGAGATCGCAGCGAGTCAAGTGGTTGAAGTTGAACGAAAAACTTCAAAATAAACGCTTGACAGGCTCTGAGGAAAGCGTAGAATGCGCGCCTCGGTTGAGACGAAAGGCTCTTAACCAACCGCTCTTTAACAACTGAATCAAGCAATTCGTGTGGGTGCTTGTGAGTTCAGACTGATAGTCAAAAAGATTATCAGCATCACAAGTGGCTACACGAAAATCGAAAGATTTGAAAGTAAGTCAT
This portion of the Pseudomonas sp. SORT22 genome encodes:
- a CDS encoding acetolactate synthase 3 large subunit, whose product is MELLSGAEMVVRFLRDEGVKHIYGYPGGALLHVYDALFKEPEVSHILVRHEQAATHMADGYARATGKAGVVLVTSGPGATNAITGIATAYMDSIPMVILSGQVPSTMVGTDAFQETDMIGISRPIVKHSFMIKHASEIPEILKKAFYLAQSGRPGPVVVDIPKDMTNPAEKFEYVYPKKVKMRSYSPAVRGHSGQIRKAAEMLLAAKRPVVYAGGGVILGGGSAALTEVAQMLNLPVTNTLMGLGGYPGTDRQFLGMLGMHGSYTANLAMHHADVIFAVGARFDDRVVNGPAKFCPNAKVIHIDIDPASISKTIKADVPIVGPVESVLSEMVATLREIGEQPDKAAMDAWWKQIEEWRGDRDMFPYDKGDGSVIKPQTVIETLCEVTKGDAFVTSDVGQHQMFAAQYYRFNKPNRWINSGGLGTMGFGFPAAMGVKLNFPDQDVACVTGEGSIQMNIQELSTCLQYDLPVKIVNLNNGVLGMVRQWQDMAYNSRHSHSYMESLPDFVKLAEAYGHVGIRITSLKDLKPKLEEAFAMKDRLVFIDIQVDNSEHVYPMQIKDGSMRDMWLSKTERT
- the ilvN gene encoding acetolactate synthase small subunit gives rise to the protein MRHIISLLLENEPGALSRVVGLFSQRNYNIESLTVAPTEDPTLSRLTLTTVGHDEVIEQITKNLNKLVEVVKLVDLSESAHIERELMLVKIKATGAQRAEIKRTTDIYRGQIVDVSSSVYTVQLTGASDKLDSFIQAIGTASILETVRSGVTGIARGDKVLSI
- the ilvC gene encoding ketol-acid reductoisomerase — protein: MKVYYDKDCDLSIIQGKKVAIIGYGSQGHAQACNLKDSGVDVTVGLRKGSNTVAKAEAHGLKVADVATAVAGADLVMILTPDEFQSQLYKNEVEPNIKKGATLAFSHGFAIHYNQVVPRADLDVIMIAPKAPGHTVRSEFVKGGGIPDLIAIYQDASGNAKNVALSYAAGVGGGRTGIIETTFKDETETDLFGEQAVLCGGTVELVKAGFETLVEAGYAPEMAYFECLHELKLIVDLMYEGGIANMNYSISNNAEYGEYVTGPEVINAESRQAMRNALKRIQDGEYAKMFISEGATGYPSMTAKRRNNAAHGIEVIGEQLRSMMPWIAANKIVDKAKN
- the pssA gene encoding CDP-diacylglycerol--serine O-phosphatidyltransferase; the encoded protein is MSERPEEPNKASDAESLLPIDEHVEEGHDAEGRKVRHRGIYLLPNLFTTANLFAGFYSIINSMSAQAALSAGDPREASKYFAFAAIAIFVAMVLDGLDGRVARMTNTQSAFGAEYDSLSDMVAFGVAPALLAFGWALGDMGKVGWMVAFIYVAGAALRLARFNTQVGKADKRYFIGLASPAAAGVVAGTVWAFSDYGIQGSKLSFLVALLVAAAGMLMVSNIKYNSFKELDLKGRVPFVAILAVVLVFAVVFSDPPRILLLVFLGYAASGPVQYLLRMRRRKNIE
- the msrP gene encoding protein-methionine-sulfoxide reductase catalytic subunit MsrP, encoding MLIKLPKASDCKESDVTPESLYVSRRAMLGGSLAALAATALPRWASAADPSRYADVEAGRAPGWFNDKLAATQWQAVTAPGEATTPFKDATHYNNFYEFGTDKGDPAANAGSLKTEPWTVVVDGEVGKPGRYALEDFMKPYQLEERIYRLRCVEAWSMVIPWLGFPISALLKQVEPTSKARYIRFETLQDPKTMPGQRSSFALIDWPYIEGLRLDEAMNPLAILAVGMYGRELPNQNGAPLRLVVPWKYGFKSIKSIVRISLVEEQPRTTWQAIAPDEYGFYANVNPEVDHPRWTQARERRLPSGLFSPNVRPTQMFNGYAEEVAGLYSGLDLRKNY
- the msrQ gene encoding protein-methionine-sulfoxide reductase heme-binding subunit MsrQ; translated protein: MRYPLFRLGIFILASIWPLWWLYEAAMEALGPDPGKILVDRLGLGALIFLLITLSMTPLQRLTGWSGWIVSRRQLGLWCFAYIVLHLSAYMFFVLGLDWGQLGVELSKRPYIIVGMLGFVGLLILAVTSNRYSQRRLGARWKKLHKLVYVILGLGLLHFLWVVRADLKEWSIYAVMGLFLLALRIPALERRIPRLVTRKTPPLKQS